ATTCGTTCCGTGCCCCCGCGCTCCTCGTGACCGCGTTCGTGCGTGTGGCCGTGGAAAACGTAGTCGTAGCTCCCACAGTCGACCAGCGCGTCGACGATCTCCCCGCTGGTCCCGTGATACACCGCGAGGGTGTGCCCATCGATGGTCAGCTCGCCCATCTCGCCGAAGTACGTGCCGAATTCCTCGACGGTAGACTGGACTGCCCACTCGCCGTCGTTGTTGCCACGAACGGCGTAAAACGACCAGTCGCCGTCGAACGGCGTCACCGAGAAGGGGGCGACGAAGTCGCCGCAGTGGACGACCGTCTCACAGTCCGCCTCCGAGAACGTCTCCACTGCGGCTTCGACCTGCGCGGCGTTGTCGTGCGTGTCCGAGACGATGCCGATCTGCATACCGACGACGTTCAGCCGGGAGCGACTTGAACGTGTGGCCCACGATACAGGTGGGACCGCCGTCACCACACAGGCGCGACGCTTTTGTTTAGTCACCGCCTACGACGACCGATGGCACGGGGACTCATCGGGACAATCGAGCTGATGGTCGCGGTCGTACTCGCCGCGCGGGTCACCCTTCTCGGCGTCGACAACCTCGCCCGCGGCCAGACGGCGATCGGTGCGGTCTTTCTCGGGTTAGCCGCCGCCTTACTGATTATCGAGTGGGTCGCTCCCTCTCCGACAGACATCCCCGGTGCACTCGCCGGGCGGGCGCGGAGTGCGCTCCCCGGCGGGAAGCCACCGGACAGTAGCGACGACGACTAACTCTCGTCGCGCCAGCGGTCCGAGGTGACTCTGTCCACCGCCGCCATGTGGTCGTGTTCCTCGACCGTTTCGGCCCGCGATTCCTCGGCCTTCTGGACGGGCTTTCCTCGAACACGCGCTCGAACGCCACGTCGAGCGCGACGAGACGAGGTACTACCTGGAAGGTGGAATCATCGACGAGGAAGGAAATCGGCGGCTTCAGTCGGCCGCGATGGTCTCGCTGGCGTCGTCGAGCAGTTGCTCGATGGAGCGGTCGCTTGGCTCGTTTTCCAGCAAGACGTCGATAGGGAGCGTCGGCGCGCCGTCGACGAGGTTCTCGAGCAGGACGAGTCGCTCGCGAGCCCGGGACATCCCGACGTAGAACACGCGCCGTTCGTTGTCGGTCAGCGTCGGGACGGGACTGGTATGTTTCGTGAACTCGTCCATTCCGGGTACCTCGATACCCTGCTGGTCGACAGTCGCGGCCATCTGCTCGACGACTTTCTCGGTGAGGTCGGTCGCGACGAACACATGATCGGCCTCGCGACCTTTGGCGGAGTGGATCGTCCCCACGCGGACCCGGTCGGCGTCCATCCCGGTGTAATCGCCGGTGAAGTACGCGTCGACGGTCCGCTCCTGGAAGTTGGTCACCTTCCGGAGCATGTCGCCCGCCGAGGCCGCGTCGGGGAGGAAGGGAACGTGGTCGTGGACGACGTCAGGGTCGATCTCGATATCGGCGATGTCTTCGTCCTCGTGGGACTCGTCGATCTCTTCGAGCGCGTCGAAGAGGTCGTCACGTTCGCCCGTGCCGAAGGCGGAGTCGACGAGCATATCGGCGAGCCGGCGCGCTTCGAGCACCGTGAGCGGTTCGTCGGCTTCGACGGCTTCGAGCCCGTTGACGTACTGGGTGAGCCGATCGGTCCACATCCGCTGGTCGGTGAGACAGGAGAAGGGGATCCCGTTGTCGATGAACTCGTCGATGAACTGGAACATCTGGTAGCGGGCCCGGAACAGCACCATCACCGTCTCATCGGACTGCTCGATGGTCCGCGTGACGTTCCGGGAGAGGTCGAACATCGAAGGGTTCTGGACCGCCTCGACGCGGCCGCCCTCCTTGCGCGGATTGAGGTCTTTCTCCTGACGTTTCTCGATGTGGCGGACCTCGCGGTTGACGACGTTCAGGATGCGCGAGGGGAGCCGGTAGGAGTTGGGCAGCACCTCGTCCTGGGTGACGACCTCTTCGAGCAGGAGGTCCGGGTCCGCGCCCTGCCAGGCGTAGACGACCTGGTCGTCGTCGCCAGCGATGAGCACCCGTTCCATGTGGGGTTTCCACTCGTCGTAGACGTCGTACTGCAGCGTCGTGATATCCTGAAACTCGTCGATGATGAGGTAGTCGACGTTGGGGAGCAGCGAGCGCTGGGCGACCCGTTCGAGCATGTCGGCGAAGCCCGTCAAGTCGTTTTCGCCCTTGTAGGTGCGCCAGCCGCGGATGGCGGCGGGCACGTCCACACGGTCGTCGTCGGTCGGCCACGTCGGCGTGTACTTGTTGCCGGTCTGGGCGTTGTCGTCGATCTCCGGCGGGAGTCGGACTTCCTCGTCGTCCCACTTGAAGGGCACGTCGTACCAGTCGGCCACGTCGCGGCGGGTCCGCTGGAGCCACTGGCTCGTCGCGATGATCTTGTTCCCGAGGGTGGTCGAGCGGGCCGAGCGACGGCGCGAGCCCTCGTACTCGTCCTCGTAGTCGATGCCGAACTCCTCGCAGAAGGCCTCCTTGTCGTCCTCGCCGACGACGTCGCCGCGGGAGAGGTTCAGCAGTTCGTACGCCTTCGCGTGCATCGTACAGACGTTCCCGCGAAGAGCGCGAGGGGACAGGCCGAGTCGGTCCGCGAGTCGCTCACGGATCTCGGCGGCCGCCGCACGCGTGTACGAGACAACCAGTACGTCACGGAAATCGACGTCGTCGTCTTCCAGCAGTTCGTCGACGCGGTCGAGCAGCGCCGTCGTCTTCCCGCTACCGGGCCCACCGAACAGGCGGACAACCTCGGTGGTCGAATCAGTCATTGAACATGTAGTGGGACCGCGGCCAAATAAACAACGTGCTTTACGGGGACGACAACTAACAGGCGCACCCGAACGGATTTCTCATCGGTACAGCGACACGTACAGCATCGCGAACCCGATGATGAACGGAATCGTCTCCGCCATCTGGAAGAACACGCGAACGATGGCACCGGTCTCGCCGGCGCTCAGTTGCGTGATGACACTGGATATAGCGACACCCATACTGATGAACGCAAAGCCAACGAACGCATACTGTAGTCGTTCTGACGGGCGTTTCCGGTAGGCCTGGAAGCTAATCAGGGTGATCCCGAGCGTCAGCCCGAACACCACCATCCGCATCAGGATGAGCACGCCGCGTGCGATAGCCACGCCGGTCGTCATGCAGTCACGCCTCCGCTGGAGAGTGAATTCATTCCGGGTTCAGCTCGTCCCAGAGCTGACTGAACCGGTCCGGGAGGTTCTCCTCCCGATAGATGCGCACTTTGTACTCCTCGTCTTCGAGCGAAATGACCGTCGACTCGAAGTTGGACTCGTACACCTTGTAGTGGTTTCCGTCCTCGGCGACGAGCGTTCGGTCGGTGACGAGGTCGTACTCGTCGAGCAGTTCGATACGTCGATACACCGTCGGCAGCGAGAGGTCGCACTCCTCCGCGAGTTCCTTCGCCGACTGCGGTTCACGACTGATTGCGGCGAGTACACGGCGCGCGTGCTGGTCACCGATTGTATCGAGAATCTCCTCGATGCTCTGTTCCTCAGCCACTACACCAAGATTCGCGTCATATTATATAAGCGTTTTCGAGCACTGTGGTGGTTTCACGTTCAGAAAACACTGCCCCGTTTATATGATGATAGCCCCTGTAGTGCTCACTGCGGATTGCGTTCAGGTGAGACGATGTCCGGAGACAACCTCCGTCGCGTGACGACGGGCAAGATGCAGGGCCAGAACGCCGATGAGCGAGTGACCCCTCTCGGCGAGACAGAGCGCCCGGAATCGCATGACCCACCCAGTCGTGACGCCATCACGGAGTCGTTGGACCCGGTCATTGACGACGTCGTCGACGGCGAGACCGCGGTCGATGACGGCCTGGTCACACAGAGTTTGGAAGAGATCCTACTGGCGATGATC
The genomic region above belongs to Haloarcula hispanica ATCC 33960 and contains:
- a CDS encoding metallophosphoesterase, which encodes MQIGIVSDTHDNAAQVEAAVETFSEADCETVVHCGDFVAPFSVTPFDGDWSFYAVRGNNDGEWAVQSTVEEFGTYFGEMGELTIDGHTLAVYHGTSGEIVDALVDCGSYDYVFHGHTHERGHEERGGTERINPGGISIPPASEPFSVATLSTDTGEVEFHELG
- a CDS encoding DUF7533 family protein codes for the protein MARGLIGTIELMVAVVLAARVTLLGVDNLARGQTAIGAVFLGLAAALLIIEWVAPSPTDIPGALAGRARSALPGGKPPDSSDDD
- a CDS encoding UvrD-helicase domain-containing protein; its protein translation is MTDSTTEVVRLFGGPGSGKTTALLDRVDELLEDDDVDFRDVLVVSYTRAAAAEIRERLADRLGLSPRALRGNVCTMHAKAYELLNLSRGDVVGEDDKEAFCEEFGIDYEDEYEGSRRRSARSTTLGNKIIATSQWLQRTRRDVADWYDVPFKWDDEEVRLPPEIDDNAQTGNKYTPTWPTDDDRVDVPAAIRGWRTYKGENDLTGFADMLERVAQRSLLPNVDYLIIDEFQDITTLQYDVYDEWKPHMERVLIAGDDDQVVYAWQGADPDLLLEEVVTQDEVLPNSYRLPSRILNVVNREVRHIEKRQEKDLNPRKEGGRVEAVQNPSMFDLSRNVTRTIEQSDETVMVLFRARYQMFQFIDEFIDNGIPFSCLTDQRMWTDRLTQYVNGLEAVEADEPLTVLEARRLADMLVDSAFGTGERDDLFDALEEIDESHEDEDIADIEIDPDVVHDHVPFLPDAASAGDMLRKVTNFQERTVDAYFTGDYTGMDADRVRVGTIHSAKGREADHVFVATDLTEKVVEQMAATVDQQGIEVPGMDEFTKHTSPVPTLTDNERRVFYVGMSRARERLVLLENLVDGAPTLPIDVLLENEPSDRSIEQLLDDASETIAAD
- a CDS encoding DUF7521 family protein; amino-acid sequence: MTTGVAIARGVLILMRMVVFGLTLGITLISFQAYRKRPSERLQYAFVGFAFISMGVAISSVITQLSAGETGAIVRVFFQMAETIPFIIGFAMLYVSLYR
- a CDS encoding ArsR/SmtB family transcription factor, translated to MAEEQSIEEILDTIGDQHARRVLAAISREPQSAKELAEECDLSLPTVYRRIELLDEYDLVTDRTLVAEDGNHYKVYESNFESTVISLEDEEYKVRIYREENLPDRFSQLWDELNPE